A region of Zeugodacus cucurbitae isolate PBARC_wt_2022May chromosome 5, idZeuCucr1.2, whole genome shotgun sequence DNA encodes the following proteins:
- the LOC105215399 gene encoding uncharacterized protein LOC105215399 isoform X2 codes for MSRSSFDILCGLLNRMKRADTNWRKAITLEKRVAIALFTLGTSIKYREISELFGVGISTVCEILFEFCEEVWKSMSNFINKLPPKKEDLACYIDGFCKLGFPQCMGVIDGYHIKVKPNPSQANGYLNNEGWHSIILLALVDYRCRFLYVNIGAQGQYNNAQTYNSSTLRDLLNSDGLLIQSTKEIDGVQVPVYIIGDSTFDFSPTLMTPYASSPSLTENQKQFNNKLLVCTEIVNNAFRHLKARFRRIEIGIDDRKGNAQIITRITCILHNFLNEINDDVEQKWLELLQISTNHDSPTNILVECGNEPYAEEIRHTLCHYACGI; via the exons ATGTCGCGGTCAAGTTTTGATATACTTTGTGGATTGCTCAATAGAATGAAAAGAGCAGATACGAATTGGCGTAAAGCGATTACATTAGAAAAACGTGTGGCTATTGCTTTGTTTACACTTGGAACGTCGATAAAATATAGAGAAATTTCTGAACTATTTGGTGTTGGAATATCAACGGTGtgcgaaattttatttgaattttgtgaGGAAGTGTGGAAATCTatgtcaaattttattaataaattgccTCCGAAGAAGGAAGATCTAGCTTGTTATATTGATGGATTTTGCAAACTTGGATTCCCCCAGTGTATGGGAGTAATTG ACGGCTACcatataaaagtgaaaccgAATCCAAGCCAAGCTAACGGGTACTTGAATAACGAAGGCTGGCATTCTATTATTCTTCTAGCGCTGGTTGATTACAG ATGTCGCttcttgtatgtaaatattggggCTCAAGGACAATATAATAACGCACAAACATACAACTCATCGACACTAAGAGATTTGTTAAATAGTGATGGGTTATTAATTCAAAGTACAAAGGAAATAGATGGAGTGCAAGTTCCAGTATATATTATAGGCGACTCGACGTTCGATTTTTCCCCGACTTTAATGACGCCTTACGCCTCTAGTCCTTCCTTAACCGAAAATCAAAAGCAGTTTAATAATAAGCTATTAGTATGCACAGAAATAGTAAATAACGCTTTTCGGCATTTGAAAGCACGTTTTCGGCGTATAGAAATCGGTATAGATGATAGAAAAGGGAATGCCCAAATTATTACGCGAATCACTTGTATTTTACATAACTTTCTCAACGAGATAAACGATGATGTCGAGCAGAAATGGTTAGAACTTCTGCAAATTAGTACAAATCACGACAGTCCTACAAATATCCTAGTAGAATGTGGTAATGAACCTTATGCCGAAGAAATAAGGCATACGTTGTGTCATTATGCGTGTGGGATAtag
- the LOC105215400 gene encoding trimethylguanosine synthase — translation MTKKFTICTMYQYFVESTGCQPQLYVFNQIFKAGESLEHIQRCIAERYESKQQTKFLEFWYSNGDNIVSEKYWDHERKKEWSEETLNQDTENVFDDSEGKKIQNWEEYYKNIYAEQYQFYAIIFYEYYKHLHKSLDEQSIEVIEDKLEEPFNNSLTVDFAQLKLLGLPTAFGKAQSVRKNHPQKCNNLQQVYSGFFSDEEEDFLNMDIKQSRLQKNEPKDVDKNAQKSLSLYDIKEKVIKKKKTNRKLRHVPSFLLENKGMLKYWRKRFSLFSRYDDGIRLDCESWFSVTPEKIAAHLAERLSCDIIIDAFCGCGGNAIQFARTCKRVIAIDIDPVKINMAKHNAKIYGVADKIDFVIGDFLQLGESGNFRSDIVFLSPPWGGPKYKRIEYYDIECYLQPSGATKLMNIAKRFSENVVFYLPRNACMKQVIELAGVGNRCEVEHNYLDSRLVAISALYGENILNVEEP, via the exons ATGACAAAAAAGTTCACAATTTGTACTATGTACCAATATTTTGTGGAGTCAACTGGATGTCAACCTCAATTGTACGTTTTTAATCAGATTTTTAAGGCAGGAGAAAGCTTAGAACACATCCAGCGCTGTATTGCAGAAAGGTACGAGTCTAAGCAGCAAACAAAGTTTTTGGAATTCTGGTATTCAAATGGTGATAACATTGTGTCCGAAAAATATTGGGATCATGAAAGGAAAAAAGAATGG tccGAAGAAACATTGAACCAAGACACTGAAAACGTATTTGATGATTCTGAggggaaaaaaatacaaaattgggAGGAgtactacaaaaatatatacgcaGAACAATACCAGTtttatgcaataattttttacGAATATTATAAACATTTGCATAAATCTTTAGATGAACAAAGTATTGAGGTCATAGAGGATAAACTTGAAGAACCCTTCAATAATAGTCTTACGGTGGACTTTGCACAATTAAAGCTTCTTGGACTACCTACAGCATTTGGTAAAGCACAAAGTGTTAGGAAAAATCATCCACAAAAGTGCAATAACTTACAGCAGGTGTACAGCGGGTTTTTCTCCGATGAAGAGGAGGATTTCTTAAATATGGACATAAAACAATCAAGATTACAAAAAAATGAGCCAAAAGATGTCGATAAAAATGCCCAGAAATCACTTTCATTATATGATATTAAAgagaaagtaattaaaaagaagaaaacaaatcGAAAGCTTCGACATGTTCCATCGTTTCTTTTGGAAAATAAAGGTATGCTCAAATACTGGCGAAAACGTTTTTCTCTATTTTCACGATATGATGATGGCATTCGGTTGGATTGTGAAAGTTGGTTCTCAGTTACACCTGAAAAAATTGCTGCTCATTTAGCGGAACGTCTATCATGCGATATAATTATAGACGCATTCTGTGGTTGCGGAGGAAATGCTATACAATTTGCGCGTACCTGTAAGCGAGTTATAGCAATTGATATCGAccctgtaaaaataaatatggcgAAACACAATGCCAAAATTTATGGGGTGGCAgataaaattgatttcgttATTGGCGACTTCCTGCAATTAGGCGAATCTGGCAATTTTCGTAGCGATATAGTATTTTTAAGTCCTCCTTGGGGAGGTCCAAAGTATAAACGAATAGAATACTATGATATTGAATGTTACTTACAACCTTCAGGTGCAACGAAATTAATGAATATCGCCAAGAGATTTAGTGAAAATGTGGTGTTTTATTTACCACGCAACGCTTGTATGAAGCAAGTAATTGAATTGGCTGGTGTTGGAAACAGATGTGAAGTAGAACACAATTATTTAGATTCGCGGCTTGTGGCTATATCTGCGCTATAtggtgaaaatatattaaatgtagAAGAACCATAA
- the LOC105215399 gene encoding uncharacterized protein LOC105215399 isoform X1 translates to MEKITMLKKLLLAYSAHLEHFESVQSNYDSVLTLYRRRKRRNLMVLHQLRKKQLLCLEILQQTANQRSLWKLNRRSQFWETNCNRNDDHFFKEHFRMSRSSFDILCGLLNRMKRADTNWRKAITLEKRVAIALFTLGTSIKYREISELFGVGISTVCEILFEFCEEVWKSMSNFINKLPPKKEDLACYIDGFCKLGFPQCMGVIDGYHIKVKPNPSQANGYLNNEGWHSIILLALVDYRCRFLYVNIGAQGQYNNAQTYNSSTLRDLLNSDGLLIQSTKEIDGVQVPVYIIGDSTFDFSPTLMTPYASSPSLTENQKQFNNKLLVCTEIVNNAFRHLKARFRRIEIGIDDRKGNAQIITRITCILHNFLNEINDDVEQKWLELLQISTNHDSPTNILVECGNEPYAEEIRHTLCHYACGI, encoded by the exons atggagAAAATTACAATGCTTAAGAAATTACTTTTGGCGTATTCTGCGCATCTTGAACACTTTGAATCAGTACAATCTAATTATGATAGTGTTCTTACTCTATATAGAAGGAGAAAAAGACGAAACTTGATGGTATTACAccaattaagaaaaaaacaacttttGTGCCTGGAAATATTGCAGCAAACGGCAAATCAAAGATCATTGTGGAAATTG AACAGGCGATCTCAATTCTGGGAAACAAATTGCAATCGGAATGATGACCACTTTTTTAAGGAGCATTTCCGAATGTCGCGGTCAAGTTTTGATATACTTTGTGGATTGCTCAATAGAATGAAAAGAGCAGATACGAATTGGCGTAAAGCGATTACATTAGAAAAACGTGTGGCTATTGCTTTGTTTACACTTGGAACGTCGATAAAATATAGAGAAATTTCTGAACTATTTGGTGTTGGAATATCAACGGTGtgcgaaattttatttgaattttgtgaGGAAGTGTGGAAATCTatgtcaaattttattaataaattgccTCCGAAGAAGGAAGATCTAGCTTGTTATATTGATGGATTTTGCAAACTTGGATTCCCCCAGTGTATGGGAGTAATTG ACGGCTACcatataaaagtgaaaccgAATCCAAGCCAAGCTAACGGGTACTTGAATAACGAAGGCTGGCATTCTATTATTCTTCTAGCGCTGGTTGATTACAG ATGTCGCttcttgtatgtaaatattggggCTCAAGGACAATATAATAACGCACAAACATACAACTCATCGACACTAAGAGATTTGTTAAATAGTGATGGGTTATTAATTCAAAGTACAAAGGAAATAGATGGAGTGCAAGTTCCAGTATATATTATAGGCGACTCGACGTTCGATTTTTCCCCGACTTTAATGACGCCTTACGCCTCTAGTCCTTCCTTAACCGAAAATCAAAAGCAGTTTAATAATAAGCTATTAGTATGCACAGAAATAGTAAATAACGCTTTTCGGCATTTGAAAGCACGTTTTCGGCGTATAGAAATCGGTATAGATGATAGAAAAGGGAATGCCCAAATTATTACGCGAATCACTTGTATTTTACATAACTTTCTCAACGAGATAAACGATGATGTCGAGCAGAAATGGTTAGAACTTCTGCAAATTAGTACAAATCACGACAGTCCTACAAATATCCTAGTAGAATGTGGTAATGAACCTTATGCCGAAGAAATAAGGCATACGTTGTGTCATTATGCGTGTGGGATAtag